A window of Sebastes umbrosus isolate fSebUmb1 chromosome 3, fSebUmb1.pri, whole genome shotgun sequence contains these coding sequences:
- the LOC119485745 gene encoding non-classical arabinogalactan protein 30-like isoform X2: MKRLVLILCFAALCSSASVSEEKIRVKRSDDSDEMSQNNMQFQQIQIPIPVPFPRPFPIPFPFAFPIPPPVIPPVFPPVIPPVFPPVIPPVFPPIGK; the protein is encoded by the exons ATGAAACGTCTGGTTTTGATTCTGTGCTTCGCCGCGTTGTGTTCCTCCGCCTCT GTCTCTGAGGAGAAGATACGGGTAAAACGCTCAGATGACAGCGATGAG ATGAGCCAGAACAACATGCAGTTCCAGCAAATTCAAATCCCCATTCCTGTGCCATTCCCACGGCCTTTTCCTATCCCTTTCCCTTTTGCCTTCCCTATCCCTCCACCAGTCATCCCTCCAGTCTTCCCTCCGGTCATCCCTCCAGTCTTCCCTCCAGTCATCCCTCCAGTCTTCCCTCCAATCGGAAAATGA
- the LOC119485745 gene encoding integumentary mucin C.1-like isoform X1, whose translation MLKIVFVLGCLLSIALALPMDMEHKRLARSSSDSGSSSEERPSTSGTSGTSSTSNGQPTPEQWLNFLLNVIRLQQQTTPAPTTTATTTTAAPTTTTAAPTTTTTAPPTTTTTAAATTPTPAPTTTVAK comes from the exons ATGCTGAAGATAGTGTTTGTGCTTGGATGCCTCTTGAGCATCGCTCTGGCTCTGCCT ATGGACATGGAGCACAAACGACTTGCTCGGTCAAGCTCTGACTCTGGCTCGAGCTCCGAAGAG CGTCCCAGCACTTCTGGCACTTCCGGCACTTCCAGCACTTCCAACGGCCAGCCTACTCCTGAACAGTGGCTCAACTTCTTGTTAAACGTCATCCGGCTACAACAACAAACTACTCCAGCgcctactactactgctactactactactgcagctcctactactactactgcagctcctactactacaactacagctcctcctactactactactactgcagctGCCACTACCCCGACCCCTGCTCCTACTACTACGGTTGCCAAATAA
- the LOC119485735 gene encoding acidic proline-rich protein PRP25-like isoform X2 — protein MQLLCVATLLLSAVAAQPDFWPDERSPPPGGPQTEDGDGEFDGVWPQWVSGHPVWDEMPSWLPDTRPENGNPPMKGTDGDDHQPGRPSQVSARGKRQAPGFTSDGPGVPPPGPGRQFERRRGSSGGKRPNRRDPSTMVFSPMFKVDNVAFQNVTDVTLKEGETLFLMPRHGGRGHHHQKGGRHGPPKTGQYVKLIYKAAEPNKVSIEVGVSKPMNPGEFFGVEDHPEEDY, from the exons ATGCAGCTCTTGTGTGTTGCAACTCTACTTTTGTCAGCAGTAGCTGCTCAGCCAGATTTCTGGCCGGATGAAAGGTCTCCGCCTCCAGGTGGACCCCAG ACAGAAGATGGAGACGGAGAGTTCGATGGAGTCTGGCCACAATGGGTGTCTGGCCATCCAGTATGG GATGAGATGCCCTCTTGGTTGCCAGACACAAGACCAGAAAATGGAAATCCACCCATGAAAGGGACTGACGGGGATGATCACCAGCCGGGGAGACCTTCTCAAGTTTCTGCTCGGGGCAAAAGACAG GCTCCTGGTTTCACATCTGATGGGCCTGGAGTCCCTCCTCCTGGACCCGGCAGGCAATTTGAGAGACGCAGAGGATCTTCAGGTGGCAAGAGGCCCAATAGGAGGGACCCCAGTACAATG gTGTTTTCCCCGATGTTCAAG GTTGACAACGTGGCATTTCAG AACGTCACTGATGTAACCCTGAAGGAG GGGGAAACTTTATTTCTGATGCCGAGG CATGGTGGAAGAGGACATCACCATCAGAAg GGAGGAAGACACGGGCCTCCAAAGACTGGG CAATATGTGAAGCTCATCTACAAGGCCGCAGAGCCG AACAAAGTCTCCATCGAGGTCGGGGTTTCGAAACCT
- the LOC119485735 gene encoding uncharacterized protein LOC119485735 isoform X1: MQLLCVATLLLSAVAAQPDFWPDERSPPPGGPQTEDGDGEFDGVWPQWVSGHPVWQDEMPSWLPDTRPENGNPPMKGTDGDDHQPGRPSQVSARGKRQAPGFTSDGPGVPPPGPGRQFERRRGSSGGKRPNRRDPSTMVFSPMFKVDNVAFQNVTDVTLKEGETLFLMPRHGGRGHHHQKGGRHGPPKTGQYVKLIYKAAEPNKVSIEVGVSKPMNPGEFFGVEDHPEEDY, translated from the exons ATGCAGCTCTTGTGTGTTGCAACTCTACTTTTGTCAGCAGTAGCTGCTCAGCCAGATTTCTGGCCGGATGAAAGGTCTCCGCCTCCAGGTGGACCCCAG ACAGAAGATGGAGACGGAGAGTTCGATGGAGTCTGGCCACAATGGGTGTCTGGCCATCCAGTATGG CAGGATGAGATGCCCTCTTGGTTGCCAGACACAAGACCAGAAAATGGAAATCCACCCATGAAAGGGACTGACGGGGATGATCACCAGCCGGGGAGACCTTCTCAAGTTTCTGCTCGGGGCAAAAGACAG GCTCCTGGTTTCACATCTGATGGGCCTGGAGTCCCTCCTCCTGGACCCGGCAGGCAATTTGAGAGACGCAGAGGATCTTCAGGTGGCAAGAGGCCCAATAGGAGGGACCCCAGTACAATG gTGTTTTCCCCGATGTTCAAG GTTGACAACGTGGCATTTCAG AACGTCACTGATGTAACCCTGAAGGAG GGGGAAACTTTATTTCTGATGCCGAGG CATGGTGGAAGAGGACATCACCATCAGAAg GGAGGAAGACACGGGCCTCCAAAGACTGGG CAATATGTGAAGCTCATCTACAAGGCCGCAGAGCCG AACAAAGTCTCCATCGAGGTCGGGGTTTCGAAACCT